From Enterococcus mundtii, the proteins below share one genomic window:
- the wecB gene encoding non-hydrolyzing UDP-N-acetylglucosamine 2-epimerase gives MSSIKVMSIFGTRPEAIKMVPLIKKMEKDNRFTSIVVVTAQHREMLDQVLEQFNILPDYDLNLMENNQTLTSITTGILNNLTPVLLKEKPDLVLVHGDTTTTYASALAAFYQQIKIGHVEAGLRTWNKRSPYPEEANRQLTDILSDLYFAPTERSKENLEKENHSLDRIYITGNTAIDTMKYTIKEKYSHPYLPELKENGKMIVVTMHRRENLGEPMENVCRAIYRIASSYPNIEFVFPMHRNPKVREKVVKILGDLPNIHLIEPLDVVDFHNFIARSYMILTDSGGVQEEAPSLGVPVLVLRDTTERPEGVAANTLKLVGTNEENVYREIKNLIENENNHRNMAQASNPYGDGRASERIIESIANEFHHLSEGISEDF, from the coding sequence ATGTCTAGCATTAAAGTCATGTCCATATTTGGAACACGACCTGAAGCCATTAAGATGGTTCCATTGATCAAGAAAATGGAAAAAGATAATCGATTCACATCTATCGTTGTAGTAACCGCACAACACCGTGAAATGTTGGATCAAGTACTAGAACAATTTAATATCCTACCAGATTATGACTTAAATTTGATGGAAAACAATCAAACACTGACAAGTATAACTACAGGCATATTAAACAATTTAACACCTGTTTTATTGAAAGAAAAACCAGATCTCGTATTGGTACATGGGGATACTACGACAACTTATGCGAGTGCGTTAGCTGCTTTTTATCAACAAATCAAAATTGGACACGTAGAAGCTGGTCTTCGAACATGGAATAAACGTTCACCATATCCAGAGGAAGCAAATCGTCAATTGACTGATATCCTAAGCGATCTTTACTTTGCGCCAACAGAAAGAAGTAAGGAAAATTTGGAAAAGGAAAACCACTCTCTTGATAGAATCTATATCACTGGAAATACAGCAATTGATACGATGAAATATACAATCAAGGAAAAATACAGTCACCCCTATCTACCAGAACTGAAAGAGAATGGAAAAATGATTGTAGTGACGATGCATCGAAGAGAAAACCTCGGAGAGCCAATGGAGAATGTGTGTCGGGCAATTTATAGGATTGCTTCTTCCTATCCGAATATTGAATTTGTTTTTCCGATGCATCGCAATCCTAAGGTAAGAGAAAAAGTAGTAAAGATACTAGGTGATTTGCCTAACATTCATTTGATTGAACCGTTAGATGTCGTGGATTTTCATAATTTTATTGCCCGTAGTTATATGATCTTGACAGACTCGGGTGGGGTGCAAGAAGAAGCCCCATCATTGGGGGTACCAGTTCTAGTTTTACGTGACACGACAGAAAGACCAGAAGGCGTAGCTGCGAATACGCTTAAGCTTGTCGGTACGAATGAAGAAAACGTGTATCGTGAAATAAAAAACTTGATCGAAAATGAAAATAATCATAGGAACATGGCACAGGCATCTAATCCTTATGGAGATGGAAGAGCAAGTGAACGAATCATAGAATCAATTGCAAATGAGTTTCATCATTTAAGTGAAGGCATCAGTGAAGATTTTTAA
- a CDS encoding LCP family protein: MSMVKRIFLSILAVMLIIVIGIIGYVGKIYFDVKATANESYEAIERTNGSKNGSLDYESGEPFSILLLGTDSGDLGRTEQGRSDTMIVATVNPKKETTTLVSIPRDTYTEIVGHGTTDKINHAYAYGGVPMSLSTVENLLNVPIDYYVQIDLKGMKELVDAVGGVDVNNTFSFNYEGTDFPIGKLHLDGEKALKYSRMRYDDPDGDYGRQKRQRQIITGILDQLKSVKTLTNYKDILEIIGGNMITDVPWNMMQSMVTQYRPALKKIKADQLMGTGFTGDGVTGEQGISYQKVEEKELARVQNELKEQLK; the protein is encoded by the coding sequence ATGTCAATGGTTAAACGAATCTTTCTTTCTATTTTAGCGGTCATGTTGATTATCGTTATTGGGATTATTGGCTATGTCGGAAAAATCTATTTTGATGTGAAAGCAACAGCGAATGAATCCTATGAAGCAATCGAACGAACAAATGGTTCAAAAAATGGCAGCTTAGATTACGAGTCTGGCGAACCTTTTTCTATCCTATTGCTAGGAACGGACAGCGGTGATTTAGGTAGAACAGAACAAGGGCGATCAGATACGATGATTGTTGCAACAGTCAATCCTAAAAAAGAAACAACCACATTAGTCAGCATCCCAAGGGACACTTATACAGAAATTGTAGGGCATGGTACAACGGATAAAATCAACCACGCATATGCTTATGGAGGCGTTCCTATGTCACTATCAACTGTAGAAAATTTATTAAATGTTCCAATTGATTATTATGTTCAAATCGATTTAAAAGGGATGAAAGAATTAGTTGATGCTGTTGGCGGTGTTGATGTAAATAATACCTTTAGTTTTAATTATGAAGGAACAGATTTCCCAATCGGAAAATTACACCTGGATGGCGAAAAGGCACTCAAATATTCTCGGATGCGTTACGATGATCCTGATGGCGATTATGGTCGGCAAAAGAGACAACGACAAATTATTACTGGTATTCTGGATCAATTGAAATCAGTAAAAACCTTGACGAATTATAAAGATATCCTAGAAATAATTGGTGGAAACATGATAACTGACGTACCTTGGAACATGATGCAAAGTATGGTTACACAATACCGACCAGCACTGAAAAAAATAAAAGCCGATCAACTAATGGGGACAGGATTTACTGGAGATGGAGTGACAGGTGAACAAGGTATCTCTTACCAAAAAGTAGAAGAAAAAGAATTAGCACGGGTACAGAATGAATTGAAAGAACAATTAAAATAA
- a CDS encoding MmcQ/YjbR family DNA-binding protein, translating to MDLTQKLIDFASTLNDVQMDHPFGKFPDYIVFRHQSTGKWFGLIVSVEKDKLGIEGEGQVPLVNVKADPEIISILKKSKGYYPAYHMNKQHWISVALNGAVTEKQLFYLLKESYDLTNG from the coding sequence ATGGACCTAACACAAAAACTCATCGATTTCGCATCTACCTTAAACGACGTCCAAATGGATCATCCTTTTGGAAAATTTCCAGATTATATCGTGTTCCGCCATCAATCAACAGGTAAATGGTTTGGTTTGATCGTATCTGTTGAAAAAGACAAATTAGGTATAGAAGGCGAAGGTCAAGTCCCCCTCGTCAATGTCAAAGCAGATCCAGAAATCATCTCCATCCTGAAAAAGAGTAAAGGCTATTATCCTGCTTATCATATGAATAAACAACATTGGATCAGTGTAGCTTTGAATGGCGCAGTCACAGAAAAGCAACTCTTTTATCTACTGAAAGAGAGTTATGATTTAACAAATGGTTAA
- a CDS encoding efflux RND transporter periplasmic adaptor subunit, whose amino-acid sequence MKPKKRKKFNRKWYLPVAVVTVLLVVGAISIVASSGKTKEGNSETNIEARSVKSLIDEVKAANLILAGKVMPNNSNKIKIDPERGTVKDILVNEGDVVEKGQPLFTYQTDQQRKVVEAEMDVEIKVRAVEQARVTANQKWTAHNQKVAELGKARQDYAKEKSEELQSTIKALEGEITGLHAEAIAGDNEVKNAETELRKAQLLHESEKERLNEDTVTADHSGRIKSLNRDLVNQSKERQKEDNFMEILDDSNLYVDGQVTEFDREKVAVDQRVEIMDRKDPEKTWQGNIVQVANLTGDEKQEDQKEENPNLSKFPYKVKIDPKEEMPLIGSNVYVNVLPKDFVSGKVIINQRYLMEKDGKYYVWKVENDRIKEHEVKVNPMDNELAEIVEGLTVEDQLALPQTGMVEGMEVGASVDA is encoded by the coding sequence ATGAAGCCTAAAAAAAGAAAAAAATTCAACCGAAAATGGTATTTGCCAGTAGCAGTCGTCACCGTTTTACTAGTGGTTGGTGCAATCAGTATAGTTGCTTCTAGTGGGAAAACAAAAGAAGGAAATTCAGAAACAAATATTGAAGCCCGGTCTGTCAAATCCCTCATTGATGAGGTGAAAGCGGCGAATTTGATTTTAGCAGGAAAAGTTATGCCAAATAATAGCAACAAAATCAAAATTGATCCAGAACGAGGAACAGTGAAAGATATTCTGGTAAATGAAGGAGATGTCGTAGAAAAAGGGCAACCTTTGTTTACATACCAAACGGATCAACAGAGAAAAGTTGTGGAAGCTGAAATGGACGTAGAAATCAAAGTGAGAGCAGTAGAACAAGCACGAGTGACTGCAAATCAAAAATGGACAGCACATAACCAAAAAGTAGCAGAGCTTGGAAAAGCAAGACAAGATTATGCGAAGGAAAAATCCGAAGAGTTACAAAGTACGATCAAAGCATTAGAAGGAGAAATCACTGGTCTACATGCAGAAGCTATTGCTGGCGACAATGAAGTGAAGAATGCCGAAACAGAATTGCGAAAAGCCCAATTACTTCACGAAAGTGAAAAAGAACGACTGAATGAAGACACAGTGACAGCTGATCACTCAGGAAGAATCAAATCGTTGAATCGTGACTTAGTCAATCAATCAAAAGAACGTCAAAAAGAAGATAATTTTATGGAGATCCTTGATGATTCGAACTTGTATGTGGATGGTCAAGTCACTGAATTTGATCGTGAAAAAGTCGCTGTCGATCAGCGAGTAGAAATCATGGATCGTAAAGACCCAGAGAAAACTTGGCAAGGAAATATTGTACAGGTGGCAAACTTAACTGGAGATGAAAAACAAGAGGATCAAAAAGAAGAGAATCCTAATTTATCTAAGTTTCCTTATAAAGTTAAGATCGATCCAAAAGAAGAAATGCCACTGATTGGTTCCAATGTGTATGTCAATGTTTTACCGAAAGATTTTGTGTCAGGAAAAGTGATCATCAACCAAAGATACCTCATGGAAAAAGATGGAAAATATTATGTATGGAAAGTAGAAAATGATCGGATCAAAGAGCATGAAGTAAAGGTAAATCCGATGGATAATGAACTCGCAGAAATAGTCGAAGGATTGACTGTTGAAGATCAACTTGCTTTGCCTCAAACAGGAATGGTCGAGGGAATGGAGGTTGGTGCAAGTGTTGACGCTTAA
- a CDS encoding ABC transporter ATP-binding protein yields MLTLNNIQKSYWQGGKELKVLKDISLQINEGELVAIMGPSGSGKSTLMNIIGCLDTATSGDYIVEGTDVKTLADNSLADFRNAKIGFVFQNFNLMPKLTVSQNVEMPLTYKKVNKKERRKRALDMLQLVGLEDRSDFKPMELSGGQKQRVAIARALVTNPSFVLGDEPTGALDTKTSSQIMDLFKEFHQAGKTIILITHEPEIAALCQRTITLRDGQIISDEQNEVR; encoded by the coding sequence GTGTTGACGCTTAACAACATTCAGAAGTCATATTGGCAAGGCGGGAAAGAACTAAAAGTCCTTAAAGATATCTCTTTGCAAATCAATGAAGGAGAACTGGTCGCAATCATGGGGCCATCGGGGTCAGGAAAGTCGACGTTGATGAATATCATTGGTTGTCTGGATACAGCTACATCAGGGGATTATATCGTTGAAGGAACGGATGTCAAAACGTTAGCGGACAATTCATTGGCTGATTTTCGTAATGCAAAAATCGGCTTTGTTTTTCAGAATTTCAATCTCATGCCAAAATTAACCGTTTCGCAAAATGTGGAAATGCCATTAACGTATAAAAAAGTCAATAAAAAAGAGCGGCGTAAGCGTGCCTTGGATATGTTGCAACTTGTAGGGTTAGAGGATCGAAGTGACTTCAAACCGATGGAATTATCAGGAGGACAAAAGCAACGTGTCGCAATTGCGAGAGCTTTAGTGACTAATCCTAGTTTTGTTTTAGGTGATGAGCCAACAGGGGCCCTTGATACAAAAACCAGTAGTCAAATCATGGACCTCTTTAAGGAATTCCACCAAGCAGGAAAAACGATTATTCTAATTACCCATGAGCCAGAAATCGCAGCGTTATGTCAGCGAACGATCACTTTACGAGATGGTCAAATAATTAGCGATGAACAAAATGAAGTGAGGTGA
- a CDS encoding ABC transporter permease, producing the protein MEEIRFALQSIFAHKMRSVLTMLGVIIGIAAIISIFSIIGGNTEKMKREMIGGNNNTMNIQYDRKSAFQQNTMSDGILSGKEEKKPLYFPFLDEDVLKKVNEIPEVLASGLSYQKEGKIYRKAKGTDAKVSAVTSSVEDLEQLNFIKGEGFAAQAFKEQQQAIFLEDSLYDELFPNEEGIGQFVEVNGVPFKVQGVFQLDPNSSNLFSFEKRAYVPLQQAHKLSDELDIVPLVTIQTNNTDQLQGAAEKAAEILNQQIPPSDYEYGVMNLKEFARELERMNQSSFILLSGIASISLLVGGIGVMNIMLVSVTERTKEIGIKKALGARRKVILKQFLVEAVVLTLIGGVLGVLVGLLSGYAITLSLDYPYIVSVISIVGSLVFCSLMGVIFGLLPAMKASKLNPIEALRFE; encoded by the coding sequence ATGGAAGAAATCAGATTTGCCTTACAATCGATTTTTGCTCATAAGATGCGTTCGGTATTGACTATGCTAGGTGTCATCATTGGAATTGCTGCCATTATTTCGATTTTCAGCATCATCGGCGGAAACACCGAAAAAATGAAACGAGAAATGATTGGTGGTAACAATAATACGATGAATATCCAATATGACAGAAAAAGTGCTTTCCAACAGAACACTATGTCAGATGGAATCTTATCTGGAAAGGAAGAGAAAAAACCGTTATATTTTCCATTCTTAGACGAGGATGTACTAAAGAAAGTCAATGAGATACCAGAGGTCTTAGCAAGTGGTTTGTCTTATCAAAAGGAAGGGAAAATCTACAGGAAAGCCAAAGGGACCGACGCCAAAGTTTCTGCTGTCACTTCTTCTGTTGAGGATTTGGAGCAGTTAAACTTCATCAAAGGGGAAGGATTTGCTGCCCAAGCCTTCAAAGAGCAACAACAAGCGATTTTTCTTGAAGATTCCTTGTATGACGAATTATTTCCAAATGAAGAAGGGATCGGACAGTTTGTCGAAGTGAATGGGGTACCATTCAAAGTTCAAGGTGTATTTCAGTTAGATCCCAATAGTAGTAATCTATTTAGCTTTGAGAAAAGAGCTTACGTTCCTTTGCAGCAAGCGCATAAACTATCTGATGAGTTGGATATTGTACCACTTGTCACGATCCAAACAAATAATACCGATCAATTACAAGGCGCTGCAGAAAAAGCTGCAGAGATCCTCAATCAACAGATCCCCCCATCTGATTATGAGTATGGGGTGATGAATCTGAAAGAATTTGCCAGAGAATTGGAACGAATGAACCAGTCAAGTTTTATTCTTTTGTCTGGTATAGCAAGTATCTCGTTATTAGTGGGGGGAATCGGTGTGATGAATATCATGTTGGTCTCTGTCACGGAAAGAACGAAAGAAATCGGAATAAAGAAAGCACTCGGCGCAAGAAGAAAAGTAATTTTAAAACAATTTTTAGTAGAAGCGGTCGTCCTGACTTTGATTGGTGGGGTACTAGGTGTGCTTGTTGGTTTGTTAAGTGGCTATGCCATTACGCTATCACTGGATTATCCTTATATCGTATCCGTGATTTCCATTGTCGGTAGCTTAGTGTTTTGTTCCCTGATGGGTGTGATATTTGGTCTATTACCGGCGATGAAAGCATCGAAATTAAACCCTATCGAGGCATTACGCTTTGAATAA
- a CDS encoding response regulator transcription factor codes for MERILVVEDEYMINQIVTEFLKERKYEVYSVRSGEQALEVFAEETFDLILLDIMLPGIRGTDVLKKIRETSDVPIIMLTALDDEYTQLLSFSHLISDYVVKPFSPLILIKRIENVFRMNQGNPHITIGEYAIDLDGGLVKYQEEEIHLTRKEYDILVILIRNKGKIITREQLVYQVWSYEYHLENRILDNHIKNIRKKMPLLSIKTIKNRGYQLEDTP; via the coding sequence ATGGAAAGAATTTTAGTTGTTGAAGATGAATATATGATCAATCAGATCGTGACGGAATTTTTAAAAGAACGCAAGTATGAAGTTTATTCAGTAAGAAGTGGCGAACAGGCATTGGAAGTTTTTGCTGAAGAAACATTTGACTTGATCCTATTGGACATTATGTTGCCTGGGATAAGGGGGACGGATGTTTTAAAGAAAATTCGGGAAACGTCGGATGTGCCGATCATCATGCTGACTGCCTTGGATGATGAATATACGCAGTTGCTCAGTTTTTCCCATTTGATCAGTGACTATGTCGTTAAACCTTTTTCCCCACTTATTTTGATCAAACGGATCGAAAATGTGTTTCGGATGAATCAAGGAAATCCCCACATCACTATCGGGGAGTACGCCATTGATCTCGATGGTGGTCTTGTAAAATACCAAGAGGAAGAAATCCATTTAACAAGAAAAGAGTATGATATTTTAGTGATTCTAATAAGAAACAAAGGGAAAATCATCACGCGAGAACAATTAGTGTATCAAGTTTGGTCGTATGAATATCATTTGGAAAATCGAATATTAGATAATCATATAAAAAATATCCGAAAGAAAATGCCACTTTTATCAATAAAAACGATCAAAAATAGAGGCTACCAGCTTGAGGACACCCCATGA
- a CDS encoding sensor histidine kinase produces MSIMLKNFLFSGIIIFLVSILSLIVLYFTMPVYYEQMKLNEINKEFNQVAKSIENKDLATMQKVVDQYWLESGREQNLDLFLTNTDGIAIGSFFDESIGYSVISILSDEMNLYQEITDKEGNTYYLVGMYSMQPVEEASKVLLHLYPFIIIVSLIIGGIGAYYYSIYSTKKIKEISKVTEKMIELDADIRCDVKGTDEISLLAQDINHLYVSLIQTIEVLELEVAKTKELEQAKSEFMQIASHELKTPVASLMGLIDGMIYNVGKFKDRERYLEVCKNILQEQTEMINNILFASRNNLPSDDVVYEEVSIKEMIEHKLTSFRILAEAEQKKLVVNLKGEKIIGNKNDIDKILDNLLSNAFKYTKHEGEISLFFDGKQLVIENEVNQILTEEELSKIFQPFYRPDFSRSRDTGGSGLGLFIVQQLFEKYGWEYSFKSTANSRMCFSVIFSGRSLN; encoded by the coding sequence ATGAGTATCATGCTGAAAAATTTTCTCTTTTCTGGGATCATCATTTTTCTAGTTTCGATTCTTTCGTTGATCGTCTTATATTTTACGATGCCTGTCTACTATGAACAAATGAAGCTGAACGAAATAAACAAAGAATTCAATCAAGTGGCAAAGAGTATAGAAAACAAAGATTTAGCTACCATGCAAAAGGTGGTTGATCAATACTGGCTTGAAAGTGGAAGAGAACAAAATCTTGATCTCTTCCTGACCAATACCGATGGTATAGCCATTGGTTCCTTCTTTGACGAAAGTATTGGCTATTCAGTAATAAGTATTTTATCTGATGAAATGAACCTTTATCAAGAAATTACTGACAAAGAAGGTAACACTTATTATCTAGTTGGTATGTACTCAATGCAACCAGTTGAAGAAGCAAGTAAAGTCTTACTTCATTTATATCCATTCATCATCATCGTCTCACTAATCATTGGGGGCATCGGCGCTTACTACTATAGTATTTATTCGACAAAAAAAATCAAAGAGATATCCAAAGTAACAGAAAAAATGATCGAATTAGATGCGGATATTCGTTGTGATGTCAAAGGTACGGATGAAATCTCACTTTTAGCGCAAGATATCAACCATCTATATGTTTCTTTGATCCAAACAATTGAAGTGTTAGAGCTTGAAGTAGCTAAAACGAAAGAATTGGAACAAGCAAAGTCAGAGTTTATGCAAATCGCTTCTCATGAATTGAAAACACCTGTTGCTTCATTGATGGGGCTGATTGATGGCATGATCTATAATGTCGGAAAATTTAAAGACAGAGAGCGATATTTAGAAGTTTGTAAAAATATTTTGCAAGAACAAACAGAAATGATCAATAATATCCTCTTTGCCTCAAGAAACAATTTGCCTTCAGATGATGTGGTCTATGAAGAAGTCTCAATCAAAGAAATGATCGAACATAAATTGACTTCTTTCCGGATACTTGCTGAAGCAGAACAGAAAAAACTAGTCGTTAATCTAAAAGGGGAGAAAATCATCGGTAATAAAAATGATATTGATAAAATTTTAGATAACCTACTAAGTAATGCCTTCAAATATACGAAGCATGAGGGAGAAATCAGTCTGTTTTTTGATGGTAAACAATTAGTGATTGAAAATGAAGTGAATCAGATACTTACGGAGGAGGAATTAAGTAAGATTTTCCAACCTTTTTATCGACCGGATTTTAGCAGAAGTCGAGATACTGGAGGTTCTGGTTTAGGATTGTTTATCGTACAACAACTTTTTGAAAAATATGGCTGGGAGTATTCATTCAAGTCAACTGCTAATTCCAGAATGTGCTTTTCTGTCATTTTTAGTGGAAGAAGCCTAAATTGA
- a CDS encoding amino acid permease encodes MEEEKLTRSLSARHIQMIALGGTIGVGLFMGASSTIRWTGPSVMVAYAVAGFFLYLIMRALGEMLYLDPSTGSFANYASEYIHPVAGYLTAWSNIFQFIVVGISEVIAVGEYMNYWWPDLPQIIPGIVVILFLMFANLVSVKAFGELEFWFSTIKVVTIILMIIAGLGIILFGFGNQGEAIGISNLWKNGGFFTGGVKGFFFALSIVVASYQGIELIGMTAGEAKDPQKTIVDAVQSTIGRILIFYIGAIFIIVSIYPWNQLSELGSPFVQTFSKIGITFAAGLINFVVITAALSGCNSGIFSASRMVYTLAINGKMSKKFLKLTRHGVPFYPVVAISFGILIGLILNYLLPFVYSQSQDLFVFVYSSSILPGMVPWIVILISQIKFRKKHPIEMLEHPFKMPLSPYTNYLSLAFLAVVLIFMFINPETRISLMIGLIFLIYMTGYYFVRERKIKE; translated from the coding sequence ATGGAAGAAGAAAAATTAACTCGTAGTCTCAGTGCACGTCATATTCAAATGATTGCGCTAGGAGGAACGATCGGTGTCGGTCTGTTCATGGGTGCTTCATCCACCATCCGTTGGACAGGACCTTCTGTAATGGTTGCTTATGCTGTAGCAGGCTTCTTTTTGTACCTGATCATGCGTGCATTGGGCGAGATGTTGTATCTAGATCCCTCCACCGGTTCTTTCGCTAATTATGCAAGTGAATACATCCATCCCGTCGCAGGTTATTTGACGGCTTGGAGCAATATTTTTCAGTTTATCGTGGTCGGTATCAGTGAAGTCATTGCTGTAGGGGAATATATGAACTATTGGTGGCCAGACTTGCCCCAGATCATTCCAGGAATCGTTGTGATCCTTTTCTTGATGTTCGCCAACCTTGTTTCTGTCAAAGCATTTGGTGAATTAGAATTTTGGTTTTCTACTATTAAAGTAGTGACAATTATTTTGATGATCATCGCCGGTTTAGGCATCATTTTATTCGGATTCGGTAACCAAGGAGAAGCAATCGGGATTTCAAACTTATGGAAAAATGGTGGTTTCTTTACTGGTGGCGTGAAAGGATTCTTTTTTGCTCTATCGATCGTCGTTGCCTCTTACCAAGGAATCGAGTTGATCGGGATGACTGCAGGTGAAGCGAAAGATCCCCAAAAAACGATTGTAGACGCTGTCCAATCAACGATCGGGCGGATCTTGATTTTTTATATTGGGGCGATCTTCATCATTGTCAGCATCTATCCTTGGAATCAATTGAGCGAACTAGGATCACCGTTTGTTCAAACTTTTTCTAAAATCGGGATCACGTTTGCTGCTGGTTTGATCAATTTTGTTGTCATCACAGCTGCGTTATCTGGTTGTAATTCCGGTATTTTCAGCGCCAGTCGCATGGTCTACACATTAGCCATCAACGGCAAAATGTCTAAAAAGTTTTTGAAACTTACACGTCATGGAGTGCCATTTTACCCAGTAGTAGCCATCTCATTTGGTATTTTGATTGGGTTGATTTTGAATTATTTGTTGCCCTTCGTCTACTCCCAATCACAGGATTTATTTGTTTTTGTCTATAGTTCCAGTATCTTACCAGGGATGGTCCCTTGGATCGTTATTTTGATCAGTCAAATCAAATTCAGAAAAAAACATCCGATAGAAATGCTTGAACATCCATTTAAAATGCCCTTATCCCCATATACCAATTACTTGTCATTGGCCTTTTTGGCAGTGGTATTAATCTTTATGTTCATCAATCCCGAAACAAGAATCTCATTGATGATTGGTTTGATTTTCTTGATCTATATGACGGGTTACTATTTTGTACGCGAAAGAAAAATCAAGGAATAG
- a CDS encoding metal ABC transporter ATP-binding protein, whose product MSKNEISVKDLTVAYQGKTVLNHVSTVIQAQKFTGIIGPNGAGKSTFMKALLELVPKISGEITFDGRSIKTIRKKIAYVEQRSELDLSFPIDVLGVVLLGTYPSLHLGQRPGKKEKERAKQALAKVDMTDYENRQISELSGGQLQRIFIARALAQGAEWIFLDEPFVGIDAVSERKIFAILDELKNEGKTIVIVHHDLHKVEAYFDEVILLNKELIAAGSVDEVFTSENLQLAYGEIIGQLVKGVMEK is encoded by the coding sequence GTGTCTAAAAATGAAATATCCGTTAAAGATTTGACGGTTGCTTATCAAGGAAAAACAGTATTAAATCATGTATCAACAGTTATCCAAGCACAAAAATTTACAGGGATCATTGGACCGAATGGCGCTGGGAAATCTACTTTTATGAAAGCTTTATTAGAATTAGTTCCTAAAATTTCCGGAGAAATTACTTTCGACGGTCGATCCATAAAAACGATTCGCAAAAAAATTGCCTATGTCGAACAGCGTAGTGAGCTGGATCTTTCTTTTCCGATCGATGTATTAGGGGTAGTTTTGTTAGGAACCTATCCATCCTTGCACTTGGGACAACGTCCTGGGAAAAAAGAAAAGGAACGAGCAAAGCAAGCCTTAGCGAAAGTGGACATGACAGATTATGAAAATCGACAAATCAGTGAATTATCTGGAGGACAATTACAGCGGATATTTATTGCCCGAGCCTTGGCTCAAGGTGCAGAATGGATTTTTTTAGATGAACCATTTGTTGGGATCGATGCGGTCAGTGAAAGAAAAATTTTTGCTATTTTGGATGAACTGAAAAATGAAGGAAAAACTATTGTGATCGTCCATCATGATCTGCACAAAGTCGAAGCCTATTTTGATGAAGTAATTTTATTGAATAAAGAATTGATTGCAGCTGGATCAGTTGACGAAGTATTTACTTCAGAAAATCTACAGTTGGCTTATGGGGAGATCATTGGGCAATTAGTTAAAGGGGTAATGGAAAAATGA
- a CDS encoding metal ABC transporter permease encodes MIQSFIEGLMDYQFLQYALITSMLVGLASGVIGSFIILRGMSLMGDAISHAVLPGVAISYMFGFSYILGATAFGMLTAGIIGFVTQRSRLKNDTAIGIVFSSFFALGVILISFAQSATNLYHILFGNVLAVRESDMLMTAIVSGIVLLFVFIFYKELKITSFDPMMAKAYGLNTTLVHYLLMFFLTLVAVVSLQTVGTILVISMLITPAATAYLLTDRLAKMIFISATVGVLSAIIGVFYSYSYNWPSGATIVLTSAVFFTLAFLFSPTKGIIFSRNKTKKNAES; translated from the coding sequence ATGATTCAATCGTTTATTGAGGGGTTAATGGATTATCAATTTCTACAATATGCATTGATTACATCTATGTTAGTTGGATTGGCTTCAGGGGTGATTGGCTCTTTTATTATTTTGAGAGGGATGTCTTTGATGGGGGATGCGATTTCTCACGCGGTACTGCCTGGAGTCGCGATTTCGTATATGTTTGGTTTTAGTTACATTCTAGGAGCCACTGCATTTGGGATGTTGACAGCTGGAATAATCGGATTTGTCACACAACGTAGCCGTTTGAAAAACGATACAGCTATTGGGATCGTTTTTAGTTCGTTCTTTGCATTAGGTGTCATCTTGATTTCTTTTGCTCAAAGTGCAACCAATCTGTACCATATCTTATTTGGAAATGTTTTAGCAGTTAGAGAAAGTGATATGTTGATGACTGCCATAGTGAGTGGGATCGTATTATTGTTTGTATTTATTTTTTATAAAGAACTGAAAATCACTTCTTTTGATCCGATGATGGCAAAAGCTTATGGGTTGAATACGACACTTGTTCACTATTTATTGATGTTCTTCTTAACACTGGTTGCCGTGGTGAGTTTACAGACAGTAGGAACGATTTTGGTCATTTCGATGTTGATCACACCCGCAGCAACCGCATATCTATTGACCGATCGATTGGCAAAAATGATTTTTATTTCGGCAACAGTTGGCGTATTAAGTGCGATCATCGGTGTGTTTTATAGTTATAGTTATAATTGGCCGTCTGGGGCGACCATCGTGTTGACCAGTGCAGTATTCTTTACGTTGGCCTTTTTATTTTCACCGACTAAAGGGATTATTTTTTCAAGAAACAAAACGAAAAAAAATGCCG